The following proteins come from a genomic window of Methanosarcina sp. MTP4:
- a CDS encoding TIGR02556 family CRISPR-associated protein: protein MIEAMKEIGEYALEKENKDLNDFVSILVENPASNETYKHVFCIKFASSQDNFKFKGIEHQEYSKEKIAKYLYKRGSSNGPDITPTARVTEIKKTFSNKIIGWFSKPLKEAKPILDGEEVQFLELLGKCIKGNEDIILSELEPKVNSIDAKENSILTLVLEENGFIRYVGDFEVFRKILKNNGASKFYRKYDIISRDDDKVCSVCKTHKEVYGFVTPYEFYTVDKRGFVSGGFDQSKAWRNNPICLECALKIKVGKEYIEKYMSFGFYGFNFLLIPKLLNKSAKEAIFDVFENFNEKKFAFNKEYENFLQANENDILEILSETNDYLNFNFQFYEKSNSSYRILLYIEGVRPSRLRELFKSKGIVDKRKIFSNYFSNDTETKSIQFTLGNVRCFFPNTPDDPDTNKYFLEVANGIFTGTSIDYNFLLKYIMQRIRKDFRKENPIRYSLFQGFQMLDFLSQLHLLGNYNGGKCVNSKNLSVLLDDIAPKENSGYEERTNIIFSEFESFFNTDAKKAIFLEGTLVQYLLNIQKSQRGSTPFRTKLRGLNLDERYVKRIFPEIINKLEEYDSNYYKELENLISKYMIQSGTDWKMPNDEISFYFVLGMNMSNLLKPPKSEKEVKK, encoded by the coding sequence GTGATCGAAGCGATGAAAGAAATTGGTGAATATGCGCTCGAAAAAGAAAATAAGGATTTAAACGATTTCGTATCAATTTTAGTTGAGAATCCTGCAAGCAATGAAACTTATAAGCATGTATTCTGCATCAAGTTTGCTTCTAGCCAAGATAATTTTAAGTTTAAAGGAATTGAACATCAGGAGTATTCAAAAGAAAAAATTGCAAAATATCTCTACAAGAGAGGGTCATCTAATGGTCCAGACATCACTCCTACTGCAAGAGTCACAGAAATCAAAAAAACTTTTTCTAACAAGATCATAGGCTGGTTCTCAAAGCCTTTGAAAGAAGCAAAACCTATATTGGATGGCGAAGAAGTACAATTTTTGGAGCTTCTTGGAAAGTGTATAAAAGGAAATGAAGATATAATACTTTCGGAGCTTGAACCTAAAGTAAACTCGATCGATGCAAAGGAAAATTCGATATTAACCTTAGTTCTTGAAGAAAATGGCTTCATCAGATATGTTGGAGATTTTGAGGTATTTCGAAAAATCCTTAAAAATAATGGGGCTTCTAAATTTTACCGCAAATATGATATTATCTCTAGAGATGATGATAAAGTATGTTCGGTTTGCAAAACACATAAAGAAGTTTATGGTTTCGTTACACCTTATGAATTTTATACCGTAGATAAACGGGGGTTTGTTAGCGGGGGGTTTGACCAAAGTAAGGCATGGAGAAACAATCCCATTTGCCTTGAATGCGCCTTGAAAATCAAAGTGGGAAAAGAATATATTGAGAAATACATGTCTTTTGGTTTTTATGGATTCAATTTTCTCCTTATCCCAAAGTTACTTAATAAGAGTGCAAAAGAAGCTATTTTCGATGTTTTTGAGAATTTCAATGAGAAAAAATTTGCTTTTAATAAGGAATATGAAAATTTCTTACAGGCTAATGAAAACGATATCCTTGAAATTCTAAGTGAAACGAACGATTATCTTAATTTTAATTTTCAATTTTATGAAAAATCCAATTCTTCATATCGAATTCTTTTGTATATAGAGGGGGTTCGACCTTCAAGGCTAAGAGAACTTTTCAAATCCAAAGGAATAGTTGACAAGAGAAAAATATTCAGTAACTATTTCTCTAATGATACTGAAACAAAATCAATTCAATTCACATTAGGTAATGTAAGGTGTTTTTTCCCGAATACTCCAGATGACCCTGATACAAACAAATATTTTTTAGAAGTTGCAAATGGGATATTTACGGGAACATCAATTGATTACAATTTTTTATTAAAGTATATAATGCAGCGTATTAGAAAAGATTTCAGGAAGGAAAATCCCATTAGGTATTCACTATTTCAAGGGTTCCAAATGTTAGATTTCTTAAGTCAGCTGCATTTGCTTGGGAATTATAATGGAGGTAAATGTGTGAATTCTAAGAATTTATCGGTTTTATTAGATGATATAGCACCAAAGGAAAACAGTGGTTACGAGGAACGGACAAATATTATCTTTTCGGAATTTGAATCCTTTTTCAATACTGACGCAAAGAAGGCTATTTTTTTAGAAGGTACACTGGTCCAGTATCTACTAAATATTCAAAAAAGCCAGCGTGGAAGCACTCCTTTCAGAACAAAACTTCGAGGCCTGAATCTTGATGAGCGTTATGTGAAAAGGATCTTCCCTGAAATCATAAATAAACTAGAAGAGTATGATTCAAATTATTATAAAGAACTCGAAAATCTGATCTCTAAATACATGATTCAATCAGGCACTGATTGGAAAATGCCAAACGATGAAATCAGTTTTTATTTTGTTTTAGGTATGAATATGTCAAACCTTTTAAAGCCACCTAAATCTGAGAAGGAGGTAAAAAAATGA
- the cas7b gene encoding type I-B CRISPR-associated protein Cas7/Csh2: protein MTEVYRRSEIVFLYDLKDGNPNGDPLDENKPRIDEETGINLVTDVRFKRTIRDYLNKFRNEEIFVREISDERGDIQNAKLRARDFLTTKEPLDAFETGKKNIDENILNKCIDVRLFGCTVPLELKVQNKKEKEKEKEKEKEKTGSITHTGPVQFKIGRSMHKVFMKHFRGTGAFASKEGASQKTFREEDFLPYSLIIFYGIINENAAKDTKLSEEDVDLLLDGMWNGTKNLISRSKVGQVPRLLFKVNYKEGNYHIGDLNNLFNLKSDLIDEEIRDISQVRIDVQRLVEVLGKNKDKIENIQLCLDGSLVFIYGGEETDIEKCLNEAGISTEQLSM from the coding sequence ATGACTGAAGTATACAGAAGGTCTGAAATTGTATTTTTGTATGATCTGAAAGATGGGAATCCAAATGGAGACCCACTTGATGAAAACAAACCAAGGATTGATGAAGAGACAGGGATAAACCTCGTAACAGATGTTAGATTCAAGAGAACCATTAGGGATTATCTCAATAAGTTTAGAAATGAAGAAATTTTTGTGAGAGAAATTTCAGACGAGAGGGGAGACATCCAAAATGCAAAACTGAGAGCTAGAGATTTTTTAACGACTAAAGAGCCTCTCGATGCTTTTGAAACAGGGAAAAAGAACATCGATGAAAATATTTTAAATAAATGTATCGACGTTCGTCTTTTTGGTTGCACTGTGCCTCTTGAACTTAAAGTCCAAAACAAAAAAGAGAAAGAAAAAGAAAAAGAAAAAGAAAAAGAGAAAACAGGTTCAATAACCCACACTGGTCCTGTACAGTTTAAGATTGGAAGATCAATGCACAAAGTGTTCATGAAACATTTTAGGGGAACCGGAGCATTTGCGTCCAAGGAAGGAGCCAGCCAGAAAACCTTCCGAGAAGAAGATTTCTTGCCTTATTCTTTGATAATTTTTTACGGAATTATCAATGAAAATGCGGCAAAGGATACAAAACTTTCTGAGGAAGATGTAGATCTGCTTCTTGATGGAATGTGGAATGGAACTAAGAATCTGATTTCCAGGTCAAAAGTAGGACAGGTTCCCCGTCTCTTGTTTAAAGTAAACTACAAAGAGGGAAATTATCACATTGGAGACCTGAACAACCTTTTCAATCTCAAATCTGACCTGATTGATGAAGAAATTAGGGACATCTCGCAGGTAAGGATTGATGTTCAGAGGCTGGTTGAGGTATTGGGTAAAAACAAAGACAAAATTGAAAATATCCAGTTATGTCTGGATGGGTCTCTTGTATTCATATATGGCGGAGAAGAGACTGACATCGAGAAGTGTCTTAATGAAGCAGGGATCAGCACTGAACAATTATCAATGTGA
- the cas5b gene encoding type I-B CRISPR-associated protein Cas5b: MKVLVFDVWGEFGHFRKHYTTTSPLTYSIPPRTAITGMIGAIEGLGKDEYLNYFSKEDANIAVKICCPIKKTRIAENLIDTKIAPMMSRIKTRTQIRFEVLKDVKYRIYFSHSSEEVYNKLHSMLKEHKSVYTLCLGLSEHIANYEFIGETEAVSELSDSEREIHSVIPEKELIKINFEEGKEYFSETIPIEMLPNREVTEYGKVLFEKNGKIIVANVNHLWRLENGEGIVFM; encoded by the coding sequence ATGAAAGTATTAGTTTTCGATGTATGGGGAGAATTTGGGCATTTCCGAAAACACTATACTACAACTTCTCCCCTTACGTATTCCATTCCTCCTCGAACAGCTATTACTGGAATGATTGGTGCAATAGAAGGGCTAGGAAAAGATGAATACCTGAATTATTTCTCTAAAGAAGATGCAAATATTGCAGTAAAAATATGCTGTCCTATCAAAAAGACCAGAATTGCAGAGAATCTAATCGATACCAAAATTGCTCCTATGATGAGCAGAATAAAGACCAGAACCCAGATCAGATTCGAGGTATTAAAAGATGTAAAATACAGGATATATTTTTCTCATTCCTCGGAAGAAGTATATAACAAACTTCATTCTATGTTAAAAGAACACAAGTCGGTGTATACTCTGTGCCTCGGTTTGAGTGAACACATTGCCAATTATGAATTCATAGGGGAAACGGAGGCTGTCAGTGAACTTTCAGACTCCGAAAGGGAAATCCATTCTGTAATCCCCGAAAAAGAGCTCATAAAAATCAATTTCGAAGAAGGAAAAGAGTATTTCTCAGAGACTATTCCAATAGAAATGCTTCCCAATAGAGAAGTTACAGAATACGGCAAAGTTTTGTTTGAAAAAAATGGAAAAATTATTGTTGCGAATGTAAATCATCTCTGGAGGCTTGAGAATGGAGAAGGAATTGTCTTCATGTGA
- a CDS encoding CRISPR-associated helicase/endonuclease Cas3: MEKELSSCDFHLHSHPDKILFRHLSNVGNKSISTSREKILSLEKFGIDENTFSKIAFLIGICHDFGKGTKYFQRYLFETDPAIQRGLKNKKEYHHGLISAIFTYYILEKYVNSLNNENGLKFIPTIGYLIVKRHHGNLKDAEDEIRELIDKDVLEVIDLQIKSLEINELRTVYEKLFDGYDISFDIETFCNEYRSIAGEILKNRRKFVKLLKEEQFTGYYLITLTLYSILINSDKIDASSIDVFSEIDISSELVDKYKVEKGFQSNESTINKVRNEIYKEVTESIEKLDLDNKIYSISVPTGSGKTLTSLSFALKLKARLREEKRIKAKIIYSLPFLSIIDQNYDVFEDVFKTVEKANPTEDVLLKHHHLADIFYKTQDDEEFEGLKSLFLIEGWNSEIIVTTFVQFFHTIVSNKNRSLRKFHTITNSIVILDEVQSIPHKYWLLLKQLISGFAEYFNTYFIFVTATQPLIFDPEKKEIIELVNNKDKYFREFDRVKLEINLNPMNLNEFKEIIESKVKENPEKDFLFVLNTIKSSLDIFKHLNDLKLENSSYYYLSTNIAPKVRLSKIKEIKEKSEKRKIIVSTQLIEAGVDIDVNIVYRDFATIDSINQVSGRCNRNFSKSYRGQVNIVVLKDERKEFHRYIYSSFLIDKTKEVLKESPSEIYEADLLFLNNNYFRKVKDTSSEDESKELLSCINELKFKTLTSDFRLIDDKAGYEKIDVFVELDVEAVEIWKEYILIKSLKNPLEKKERFLAIRKKFNEYIISVPKKDFSCEEPEDLNIGYIPFEQIKHYYDPETGFVFELKPSMMCD; this comes from the coding sequence ATGGAGAAGGAATTGTCTTCATGTGATTTCCATCTTCATTCCCATCCCGATAAAATACTATTTAGACACTTATCCAATGTAGGAAACAAATCTATCTCGACCAGTAGGGAAAAAATCTTATCTCTAGAAAAGTTTGGGATTGATGAAAATACCTTTTCCAAAATAGCATTTCTTATAGGGATCTGTCATGATTTTGGGAAAGGCACGAAGTACTTTCAAAGGTATCTTTTTGAGACCGATCCTGCCATACAGAGGGGTTTAAAAAATAAAAAAGAATACCATCATGGCCTTATTTCAGCTATTTTTACTTATTACATATTAGAAAAATATGTAAACTCACTAAATAATGAAAATGGTCTGAAATTTATTCCCACTATAGGATATCTTATTGTAAAAAGGCATCATGGAAACTTAAAAGATGCTGAGGATGAAATTCGAGAACTGATAGATAAAGACGTCCTTGAAGTTATTGATCTTCAAATAAAGTCGTTAGAAATAAACGAGTTGAGAACAGTATATGAAAAGTTATTTGATGGGTATGATATTTCTTTTGACATCGAAACTTTCTGTAATGAATATCGTTCCATTGCTGGCGAGATTTTAAAAAATCGAAGAAAATTTGTAAAATTGCTCAAGGAAGAGCAATTTACAGGCTATTATCTAATTACACTAACTCTTTATTCAATTCTTATAAACTCTGATAAGATTGATGCTTCTTCTATTGATGTTTTCAGTGAAATCGATATTTCATCTGAACTTGTGGATAAGTATAAGGTGGAGAAGGGCTTCCAGAGTAATGAAAGTACAATCAATAAGGTACGTAATGAGATCTACAAGGAAGTCACGGAAAGTATTGAAAAGCTTGACCTTGATAACAAAATATATTCAATAAGCGTTCCTACAGGTTCAGGGAAAACTCTCACATCGCTATCATTTGCATTAAAATTGAAAGCAAGATTAAGAGAGGAAAAAAGAATTAAGGCAAAAATTATTTATTCGCTACCTTTTCTGAGCATAATAGACCAGAACTATGATGTTTTTGAAGACGTTTTTAAAACAGTTGAAAAGGCTAACCCTACTGAAGACGTGTTGCTTAAACATCATCATCTTGCAGATATTTTTTACAAAACGCAAGATGACGAAGAATTTGAAGGGCTTAAGAGTCTATTTTTAATTGAGGGATGGAACTCTGAAATAATCGTTACCACTTTTGTCCAGTTTTTCCATACAATTGTATCTAATAAAAATCGCTCACTCAGAAAATTTCACACCATTACAAATTCGATTGTAATACTTGATGAAGTCCAGTCAATCCCTCATAAGTACTGGTTATTGTTAAAACAGCTCATTTCGGGGTTCGCGGAGTATTTTAATACGTATTTCATTTTTGTGACAGCAACTCAACCACTTATTTTCGATCCCGAAAAAAAGGAAATTATCGAGCTGGTTAATAATAAAGATAAGTATTTCAGGGAATTTGATCGAGTTAAGCTGGAAATAAACCTGAATCCAATGAATCTTAATGAGTTTAAGGAAATAATTGAATCAAAAGTTAAAGAAAATCCCGAAAAGGATTTCTTATTTGTATTGAATACAATTAAGTCTTCTCTAGATATATTTAAGCATTTAAATGACCTGAAACTTGAAAATAGCAGTTATTATTATCTTTCTACCAACATTGCCCCAAAAGTGAGACTTAGTAAAATTAAAGAAATCAAAGAAAAGTCGGAAAAAAGAAAAATTATCGTTAGTACTCAGCTTATAGAAGCCGGAGTGGATATAGATGTAAACATTGTCTACAGGGATTTTGCTACTATTGATTCAATTAATCAGGTGTCAGGACGATGTAACAGGAATTTTTCCAAAAGTTATCGAGGACAAGTAAATATTGTTGTCCTGAAAGATGAAAGGAAAGAGTTTCATCGATATATATATTCGAGTTTTCTTATCGACAAAACAAAAGAAGTATTGAAAGAATCCCCTTCGGAAATCTATGAGGCGGACTTACTTTTTTTAAATAACAACTACTTCAGGAAAGTTAAAGATACTTCAAGTGAAGATGAATCAAAGGAGCTACTATCATGCATAAATGAGCTTAAATTCAAAACTCTTACTTCTGATTTCAGGCTAATAGACGATAAAGCAGGCTATGAAAAAATAGATGTATTTGTTGAACTTGACGTTGAGGCAGTTGAAATATGGAAAGAATACATCTTAATAAAATCTCTTAAAAATCCTCTGGAGAAAAAAGAGAGATTTCTGGCGATCAGAAAAAAATTCAATGAATATATAATTTCCGTACCTAAAAAAGACTTTTCCTGCGAAGAGCCAGAGGATCTCAATATCGGCTATATTCCTTTTGAACAAATAAAACATTATTATGATCCTGAAACCGGTTTTGTCTTTGAATTAAAACCCAGCATGATGTGTGATTAA
- a CDS encoding CRISPR-associated endonuclease Cas6 — MKVKTLTLTLVPDRKVGTNASKLRGFFATRFNEYILLHQHNCDKVIYMYPLVQYKILNGIPLVFGINEGVEVLQEIYNKYDKIKLDESTYEIMEKKVSFKEQEFGLSDKFHTYSFETPWFALNQENFTDRYKKMDLYEQKELLQRTLVGNILSMSKSLGYTVPGQIKCETNVQPGVGKMKGVQIATFRGEFMVNFLIPDYFGIGKSVSRGFGTVKRCNS; from the coding sequence ATGAAAGTCAAAACGCTAACTTTAACTCTTGTCCCTGACCGAAAAGTAGGAACAAATGCCTCAAAACTTCGAGGTTTTTTCGCGACTCGGTTTAATGAATATATACTTTTGCATCAACATAACTGTGATAAAGTAATTTACATGTATCCTTTAGTCCAATATAAAATTTTGAATGGCATTCCTTTAGTTTTCGGAATAAATGAGGGTGTAGAAGTTCTTCAGGAAATTTACAATAAATATGACAAAATCAAGTTAGATGAATCCACATATGAAATAATGGAAAAAAAGGTATCATTTAAAGAACAGGAGTTCGGTCTTTCCGACAAATTCCACACCTACAGTTTTGAAACTCCCTGGTTTGCCCTCAACCAAGAAAATTTCACTGATAGATACAAAAAAATGGATCTCTACGAGCAAAAAGAACTCCTTCAAAGAACTCTGGTCGGCAACATCCTTTCAATGTCCAAATCCCTTGGCTACACAGTCCCCGGACAAATCAAATGTGAAACAAACGTTCAACCAGGTGTAGGTAAGATGAAAGGAGTCCAGATTGCTACCTTCAGGGGGGAATTCATGGTAAATTTCCTTATCCCTGACTATTTTGGCATTGGAAAATCCGTTTCTCGCGGATTTGGAACGGTGAAACGATGCAACTCGTAA
- the cas1 gene encoding CRISPR-associated endonuclease Cas1, giving the protein MQLVINTRGSYLKKKNNCFLVKNDDKVFEVSEKKVESILITTSATITTDAIKFAVENNIDIVFLDNFGDPYGRVWHSKLGSTTYIRRRQLEISDEPEGFKLAKGWVIQKVENQVQLLKDLKKNRPEQKEELEAYISDVEALKLQLEELEGTLEEKRNSIMGLEGMASRHYFEALNVLMPDDWKFNGRSRNPAQDGFNCLLNYGYGVLYSKVEKACIIAGLDPYVGFNHTDNYNKKSLVFDLIEMYRVYADRTVFNLFSRKQVKESFFDEIPNGMTLNKEGKAVLITAVNETFEKSITYHGRNIKIGNIIQFDCHRIANSLIRK; this is encoded by the coding sequence ATGCAACTCGTAATCAACACCCGTGGTTCCTACCTGAAAAAGAAGAACAACTGCTTCCTGGTCAAAAACGACGATAAGGTCTTTGAAGTCTCCGAAAAGAAAGTGGAAAGCATCCTGATTACGACTTCTGCAACCATCACCACAGACGCTATCAAGTTTGCCGTGGAAAACAATATCGACATCGTTTTTCTTGACAACTTCGGGGACCCTTACGGCAGAGTTTGGCACTCAAAGCTAGGGAGCACGACTTACATCCGGAGAAGGCAGCTTGAAATTTCAGATGAACCGGAAGGTTTCAAACTGGCAAAAGGCTGGGTCATACAGAAGGTCGAAAACCAGGTCCAATTGTTGAAAGACCTTAAAAAGAACCGGCCTGAGCAAAAGGAAGAGCTCGAAGCTTACATTTCTGACGTTGAAGCCCTGAAGCTCCAGCTTGAGGAGCTTGAGGGAACTCTTGAAGAGAAACGCAACAGCATAATGGGGCTCGAAGGAATGGCTTCCAGGCACTATTTTGAAGCCCTTAACGTTCTTATGCCTGATGATTGGAAATTTAACGGGCGGAGCCGGAACCCTGCTCAGGACGGGTTCAACTGCCTTTTGAACTATGGGTATGGGGTCCTCTATTCAAAGGTTGAAAAGGCCTGCATCATAGCGGGACTTGACCCTTATGTGGGTTTCAACCATACGGATAATTACAACAAAAAATCTCTTGTGTTCGACCTGATCGAGATGTACCGGGTCTATGCGGATAGGACGGTATTCAACCTTTTTTCAAGGAAGCAGGTCAAAGAAAGCTTTTTTGATGAAATTCCTAACGGGATGACTCTAAACAAAGAAGGTAAAGCCGTACTCATAACGGCAGTAAACGAAACCTTTGAAAAAAGCATTACGTACCACGGCAGGAACATAAAAATAGGGAACATAATCCAGTTTGACTGCCACAGGATAGCTAACAGCCTTATAAGAAAGTGA
- the cas2 gene encoding CRISPR-associated endonuclease Cas2: MYDITENRPRQKVSDCCKSYGLYRVQKSVFLGDLNSNERDSLAVECEELVDTDRDSVYVFPMDEQSFKKVQLIGQAFDKDLVSDEVITKFF, encoded by the coding sequence ATATACGACATCACGGAAAACAGGCCTCGTCAGAAGGTCAGTGATTGCTGCAAGAGTTATGGGCTTTACAGGGTCCAGAAAAGTGTCTTTCTGGGAGACCTGAACTCAAATGAAAGAGATTCTCTAGCAGTTGAATGTGAAGAACTGGTTGATACCGACAGGGATTCAGTATATGTTTTCCCGATGGACGAACAGTCATTCAAGAAAGTCCAGCTAATCGGGCAAGCCTTTGACAAAGACCTTGTCAGTGACGAAGTTATTACAAAATTCTTTTGA
- the cas4 gene encoding CRISPR-associated protein Cas4, whose amino-acid sequence MQAAGENQKEALEGTLITISDVLEYLFCPRFIFYMYCLDIPQHEENRFKVQKGREVHETRKLTNRDHTRKRLNCTRKESEVFIASSKNHIKGIVDEVLFLEDGTTAPLEYKFAEYKDKIFKTYKNQLILQALLIQENYNIEVNRGYICFTRSNNLVKEIEIKTSDFDKSLKIIQEILDVMHKGVYPKTTRSSRKCIDCCYRNICV is encoded by the coding sequence ATGCAGGCTGCAGGAGAAAACCAAAAAGAAGCCCTGGAAGGAACCTTAATCACGATTTCAGATGTGCTAGAATACCTGTTCTGCCCCAGATTCATCTTTTATATGTATTGCCTTGATATTCCACAGCACGAAGAAAACCGCTTCAAGGTCCAGAAAGGCAGGGAAGTGCATGAAACCCGAAAACTCACAAATAGGGACCATACGAGAAAAAGGTTGAACTGCACAAGAAAAGAGAGCGAAGTGTTCATAGCCTCCAGTAAAAACCACATAAAAGGAATCGTTGATGAAGTCCTGTTTCTGGAAGACGGAACTACAGCTCCCTTAGAATACAAATTTGCCGAATACAAGGACAAGATATTCAAGACATATAAAAACCAGTTGATCCTGCAAGCCCTTTTAATCCAGGAAAATTATAACATAGAAGTAAACAGGGGATACATCTGCTTCACTCGAAGCAACAACCTTGTCAAAGAAATCGAAATCAAAACTTCTGATTTTGACAAATCCCTGAAAATCATACAGGAAATCTTAGACGTAATGCACAAAGGCGTATATCCAAAAACAACAAGATCCTCAAGAAAGTGCATAGATTGCTGTTATAGAAATATTTGTGTTTGA
- a CDS encoding ATP-binding protein, with the protein MDTREKLKSVIIEWQGRALPPFQKRRYEVNIAAPHVNDIVGVRRCGKTYYMYQLISELLERGVPKSNILYLNLDDDRLQPLNGDELQLLIETFRETQEISEEARLYLFLDEIQNFPSWERWVKGSYDRMQNVKIVISGSNASLLSQEISTLLTGRHLSTRMFPFSFEEFLDYHSVSFDLKTLPYSEERIVIKRRFNEYLKKGGFPETIVYPSVQHRETLQSYFDDIIYRDIISRHGIRNPLIFKDLTLFCISNIAKPHTYNSLRKLFASYSSLSTDAIINYIAYLEDAFLLFGLSHYDESLKRQMSKPRKLYCIDTGMINAVSFKLSSDTGRLYENLVFIQLLRSGNEIYYWQDRKGLEVDFVTKEGLKPTRLIQVCSNLSDPETKEREVNGLLAGMKNFKMKEGTIITSDLFDEEFVEGKKIRYVPLWYWLLEGDGGEKSGR; encoded by the coding sequence GTGGATACAAGGGAGAAGCTGAAAAGTGTAATTATCGAGTGGCAGGGAAGAGCATTACCGCCATTTCAGAAGCGCAGGTATGAGGTTAACATTGCGGCTCCGCATGTAAATGACATCGTGGGTGTGAGGAGATGCGGCAAAACATATTATATGTATCAGCTGATCTCGGAACTGCTTGAGCGGGGTGTGCCGAAAAGCAATATATTGTACCTGAACCTTGATGATGACCGCCTGCAGCCGCTAAACGGGGATGAACTGCAGCTCTTGATAGAAACTTTCAGGGAAACACAGGAGATCTCCGAAGAAGCCCGTTTGTACCTTTTCCTTGATGAGATCCAGAACTTCCCTTCATGGGAACGGTGGGTTAAAGGCAGCTACGACAGGATGCAGAACGTGAAGATTGTAATCAGCGGGTCGAACGCATCCCTGCTTTCACAGGAGATATCCACCTTATTGACAGGCAGGCACCTGAGCACCAGGATGTTCCCTTTCAGCTTTGAGGAATTCCTGGATTATCATTCAGTCAGCTTTGATCTGAAAACCCTCCCTTACTCAGAAGAAAGGATAGTTATCAAACGCAGGTTCAACGAATACCTGAAAAAAGGAGGATTCCCCGAGACCATAGTCTATCCGTCTGTTCAGCACCGGGAAACCCTGCAGTCATACTTTGACGACATCATCTACCGGGATATCATTTCAAGGCACGGAATAAGGAATCCCCTGATATTCAAGGACCTTACCCTGTTCTGCATATCGAACATCGCAAAACCGCATACCTACAACTCTCTCAGGAAACTGTTTGCCAGTTACTCCTCCCTCAGCACGGATGCAATAATCAATTATATTGCGTACCTTGAAGATGCCTTCCTGCTCTTTGGCCTCAGCCATTATGACGAATCGCTGAAACGGCAAATGAGCAAACCCAGGAAACTATACTGCATCGACACTGGCATGATCAATGCCGTTTCTTTCAAGCTTTCCTCCGATACCGGAAGATTATACGAGAACCTCGTCTTCATCCAGCTCCTGCGCTCCGGAAACGAAATATACTACTGGCAGGACCGGAAGGGCTTAGAGGTTGATTTTGTAACAAAGGAAGGACTTAAACCCACCCGCCTGATACAGGTCTGCTCGAATTTGTCCGACCCGGAAACAAAAGAACGCGAGGTAAACGGCCTGCTTGCCGGGATGAAGAACTTCAAAATGAAAGAAGGGACTATCATCACATCGGACCTTTTTGACGAGGAGTTTGTTGAAGGGAAGAAAATAAGGTATGTTCCGTTGTGGTACTGGCTGCTTGAGGGGGATGGCGGGGAGAAGAGTGGTCGCTAA